A window from Acinonyx jubatus isolate Ajub_Pintada_27869175 chromosome E1, VMU_Ajub_asm_v1.0, whole genome shotgun sequence encodes these proteins:
- the ALOX15B gene encoding polyunsaturated fatty acid lipoxygenase ALOX15B: MAEYGVRVSTGEAIGAGTWNRIAVSIVGTLGETPPLPLDHFGKEFSKGAVEDFRVASPQDVGRVLLLRLHKAPLLLPSPVGPLARDAWFCNWLQLTPPQGAPLRFPCYQWMEGSGILTLREGAGKVSWADDHPVLQQQRREELQARQDSYQWKTYRPGWPRCLDEKTVKDLDLNIKYSVTKNVHFYLKAGSGFTEMTLKGLLCRKGPWKSLHEMKRMFNFHKSPAAEYVYEHWQEDAFFASQFLNGLNPVLIRRCRSLPENFPVTDDMVAPVLGPGASLQAELERGSLFLVDHAILSGVRTNVINGKPQFSAAPMTLLYQRPGGGPLLPLAIQLSQTPGPTSPIFLPSDSKWDWLLAKTWVRNSEFSVHEALTHLLQAHLLSEVFTMATLRQLPHCHPLFKLLIPHTRYTLHINTLARELLIALGQVVERSTGIGLGGFSELIQRRMEELSYTALCLPEDIRARGVEDIPGYYYRDDGLQIWGAVESFVSEIVSIYYPSDTSVRDDSELQAWVREIFSEGFLGREDSGVPSSLDTRESLVHYATMVIFNCSAKHYAVSAGQFDSSIWMPNLPPTMQLPPPTSKGQTEPEGFIATLPAVNATCDIIVTLWLLSKEPGDRRPLGTYPEEHFIEEAPRRSIAAFQSRLAQISKDIQKRNKELALPYTYLDPPLIENSVSI; the protein is encoded by the exons ATGGCCGAGTACGGGGTGAGAGTGTCCACGGGGGAGGCCATCGGGGCTGGCACGTGGAACAGAATAGCTGTCAGCATCGTGGGGACCCTGGGGGAGacccccccactgcccctggACCATTTCGGCAAGGAGTTCAGCAAGGGCGCA GTGGAGGACTTCCGGGTGGCGTCGCCCCAGGACGTGGGCCGGGTGCTGCTGCTGCGATTGCACAAGGCCCCCCTGCTGCTGCCCAGCCCGGTGGGGCCGCTGGCCCGGGACGCCTGGTTCTGCAACTGGCTGCAGCTCACGCCGCCGCAGGGCGCCCCCCTCCGCTTCCCCTGCTACCAGTGGATGGAGGGCTCCGGGATCCTGACGCTGCGCGAGGGGGCGG GCAAGGTCTCCTGGGCAGACGATCACCCCGTCCTCCAGCAGCAACGCAGGGAAGAGCTGCAGGCCAGGCAGGACTCCTACCA ATGGAAGACTTACCGCCCAGGCTGGCCTCGATGCCTGGACGAGAAGACTGTGAAGGACCTAGATCTCAACATCAAATACTCTGTAACCAAGAACGTCCACTTCTACCTGAAAGCTGGCTCTGG GTTTACAGAGATGACACTCAAGGGCCTGCTGTGCCGCAAGGGGCCCTGGAAAAGTCTGCACGAGATGAAAAGGATGTTCAACTTCCATAAGTCCCCGGCCGCTG agtACGTGTATGAGCACTGGCAGGAGGACGCCTTCTTCGCCTCCCAGTTCCTCAACGGCCTCAACCCTGTCCTGATCCGCCGCTGCCGCTCCCTCCCAGAGAACTTCCCCGTCACCGATGACATGGTGGCCCCCGTGTTGGGCCCCGGGGCCAGTCTGCAGGCTGAACTGGAG AGGGGCTCCCTGTTCCTGGTGGATCACGCCATCCTCTCTGGCGTCCGCACCAACGTCATCAACGGGAAGCCTCAGTTCTCAGCAGCCCCGATGACGCTGTTGTACCAGAGGCCCGGGGGCGGGCCTTTGCTGCCTCTGGCCATCCag CTCAGCCAGACCCCTGGACCCACCAGCCCCATCTTCCTGCCCAGCGACAGCAAGTGGGACTGGCTGCTGGCCAAGACGTGGGTGCGAAACTCGGAGTTCTCTGTGCACGAGGCCCTCACGCACCTGCTGCAAGCGCACCTGCTCTCTGAGGTTTTCACCATGGCCACGCTGCGCCAGCTGCCCCACTGCCACCCGCTCTTCAAG CTGTTGATCCCACATACTCGCTACACCCTTCACATCAACACACTTGCCCGCGAGCTGCTCATCGCCCTGGGCCAGGTGGTGGAAAGG TCCACAGGCATCGGCCTCGGAGGCTTCTCTGAGCTGATACAGAGGCGCATGGAGGAACTGAGCTATACCGCCCTGTGCCTGCCTGAGGATATCCGGGCCCGAGGAGTGGAAGACATCCCGGGCTACTACTACCGGGATGATGGGCTGCAGATCTGGGGTGCGGTGGAGAG CTTTGTCTCCGAAATAGTCAGCATCTACTACCCGAGTGACACATCCGTGCGTGACGACAGTGAACTCCAGGCCTGGGTGCGGGAGATCTTCTCTGAGGGCTTCCTGGGCCGAGAGGACTCAG GGGTGCCCTCCTCGCTGGACACCCGGGAATCCCTGGTGCACTATGCCACCATGGTGATCTTCAATTGCTCTGCCAAGCACTATGCTGTTAGTGCAGGGCAG TTTGACTCCTCCATCTGGATGCCCAACCTACCTCCCACCATGCAGCTGCCCCCGCCCACCTCCAAAGGCCAGACAGAGCCAGAGGGGTTCATAGCTACCCTCCCAGCGGTCAATGCCACGTGTGATATCATCGTCACCCTCTGGTTGTTGAGCAAGGAGCCTGGAGACCGA CGGCCCCTGGGCACCTACCCGGAGGAGCACTTCATCGAGGAGGCCCCCCGGCGGAGCATCGCCGCCTTCCAGAGCCGCCTGGCCCAGATCTCGAAGGATATCCAGAAACGGAACAAGGAGCTGGCCCTGCCCTACACCTACCTGGACCCTCCGCTCATCGAGAACAGCGTCTCCATCTAA